A genome region from Rhodopseudomonas boonkerdii includes the following:
- the metC gene encoding cystathionine beta-lyase has translation MASSDNHGTSSLDTDTVIVTAGRDTAGQWGFVNPPTVRGSTVLYPTADDLHAHRGEYQYGRHGTPTTKALQQALMALEGPRCAGVGLVPSGLAAISTALLSMLQAGDHLLVSDSAYRPTRNFCNGMLARYGIETTYFDPLIGPGIEALIKPNTRAVMVEAPGSQSFEMPDVPAIAGIAHKHGALVIDDNTWATPLYHRSLEHGVDISIQAATKYIGGHSDIMFGTISANEAAWPKISEGIRLLGTCAGPDDVFLALRGLRTMSVRLAHHQRAGLEMAQWLKGRPEVLKVLHPALPEDPGHAIWKRDFTGASGLFSIVLKPVLQKAVDALLDTVKLFGMGYSWGGFESLIIPFDCSDYRTATKWAPGGPTLRLHIGLESLDDLKADLERGFAALTAAG, from the coding sequence ATGGCATCATCCGACAATCACGGCACCTCCTCGCTCGATACCGATACGGTGATCGTCACCGCCGGCCGCGACACCGCCGGCCAGTGGGGGTTCGTCAATCCGCCGACCGTGCGCGGCTCGACCGTGCTCTATCCGACCGCCGACGATCTGCATGCCCATCGCGGCGAATATCAATATGGCCGCCACGGCACGCCGACCACCAAGGCGCTGCAGCAGGCGCTGATGGCGCTCGAGGGACCGCGCTGCGCCGGCGTCGGCCTCGTGCCATCGGGGCTTGCAGCGATCTCGACGGCGCTGCTGTCCATGCTGCAGGCTGGCGACCATCTCCTGGTTTCCGACAGTGCCTATCGGCCGACCCGCAACTTCTGCAACGGCATGCTGGCGCGCTACGGCATCGAGACCACCTATTTCGATCCCCTGATCGGCCCCGGCATCGAGGCATTGATCAAGCCGAATACCCGCGCCGTGATGGTCGAGGCCCCTGGTTCGCAATCCTTCGAAATGCCGGATGTGCCTGCGATTGCCGGCATCGCGCACAAGCACGGCGCACTTGTCATCGACGACAACACCTGGGCGACGCCGCTCTATCACCGCTCGCTCGAGCACGGCGTAGACATCAGCATCCAGGCCGCGACCAAATATATCGGCGGCCATTCCGACATCATGTTTGGCACAATTTCAGCGAACGAGGCCGCATGGCCGAAGATCAGCGAAGGCATCCGACTGCTCGGCACCTGCGCTGGACCCGACGATGTCTTCCTTGCGCTGCGCGGTCTGCGCACCATGTCGGTGCGTCTCGCGCATCACCAGCGCGCGGGGCTGGAAATGGCACAATGGCTGAAAGGGCGGCCGGAAGTGCTCAAGGTGCTGCACCCCGCTCTGCCGGAGGATCCCGGCCACGCCATCTGGAAGCGCGATTTCACCGGCGCATCGGGGCTGTTCAGCATCGTGCTCAAGCCGGTCCTGCAGAAGGCCGTGGATGCCCTGCTCGACACCGTCAAGCTGTTCGGGATGGGCTATTCCTGGGGCGGCTTCGAGAGCCTGATCATCCCGTTCGACTGCAGCGACTATCGCACGGCAACAAAGTGGGCGCCCGGCGGCCCGACGCTGCGCCTGCATATCGGCCTGGAAAGCCTCGACGATCTCAAAGCCGATCTGGAGCGCGGATTTGCGGCGCTGACAGCTGCCGGTTGA
- a CDS encoding amino acid ABC transporter substrate-binding protein codes for MKSATLMLTLSIAAGWSVQEASAQTLKTVKDRGMLACGVTQGLPGFSAPDDRGNWAGLDVDLCRGIAAAIFNDATKVKYVPLSAKDRFTALQSGEIDVLSRNTTWTLSRDTSLGVNFAGINYYDGQGFMVRKSLKVNSALELNGASVCLQTGTTNEQNLADFFKGNNMKYEVVAFSTADEVVKAYESGRCDAFTADISQLYAERLKLTTPAEHEVLPQVISKEPLGPLVRHGDDQWLDIVRWTLFAQVNAEELGITQKNVDEQAKSDKPELKRIFGTDGSLGEQLGLTKDWFHRIIKATGNYGESFDRNVGSGSKLGISRGLNQLWNKGGIMFAPPIR; via the coding sequence ATGAAATCCGCGACCTTGATGCTCACCCTCTCCATTGCAGCCGGCTGGTCGGTGCAGGAGGCGTCGGCGCAAACGCTGAAGACTGTGAAGGACCGTGGCATGCTGGCCTGCGGCGTGACGCAGGGACTGCCGGGTTTCTCGGCGCCGGATGATCGCGGCAACTGGGCGGGCCTCGATGTGGATCTCTGCCGCGGCATCGCTGCGGCGATCTTTAACGACGCCACCAAGGTCAAATATGTGCCGCTGTCGGCCAAGGATCGCTTCACGGCGCTGCAATCGGGCGAGATCGACGTGCTCTCGCGCAACACCACCTGGACGCTGTCGCGCGACACCTCGCTGGGCGTGAACTTTGCCGGCATCAACTACTATGACGGGCAGGGCTTCATGGTCCGCAAGTCGCTGAAGGTGAATTCGGCGCTGGAGCTCAACGGAGCCTCGGTGTGCCTGCAGACCGGCACCACCAACGAGCAGAACCTCGCCGACTTCTTCAAAGGCAACAATATGAAGTATGAGGTGGTCGCGTTCTCGACCGCCGATGAAGTGGTGAAAGCCTATGAATCCGGGCGTTGCGATGCCTTCACGGCGGATATCTCGCAGCTGTATGCGGAACGCTTGAAGCTGACGACGCCGGCCGAGCACGAGGTGCTGCCACAAGTGATTTCGAAAGAGCCGTTGGGACCGTTGGTACGCCATGGCGACGATCAGTGGCTCGATATCGTCCGTTGGACACTGTTCGCCCAGGTCAATGCGGAAGAGCTTGGGATTACCCAAAAGAACGTCGACGAACAGGCGAAATCCGACAAGCCCGAATTGAAGCGTATCTTCGGCACGGACGGGAGTCTCGGCGAGCAGCTCGGCCTGACCAAGGACTGGTTTCATCGCATCATCAAGGCGACCGGCAATTACGGCGAGAGTTTTGACCGCAACGTTGGCTCCGGCTCGAAGCTCGGCATCTCGCGCGGC